Proteins encoded by one window of Maniola hyperantus chromosome 10, iAphHyp1.2, whole genome shotgun sequence:
- the tau gene encoding microtubule-associated protein tau isoform X1 yields the protein MEQIPSNLVNRATVEPRNLIGSNGSETNGPTLPFRPPLTRADSRSAFSPQSLRPVAPQPQQRPQFQPGGPVTSPPQFGPRTGIQAQRGPAPAGPPGSPQIRSQPPPLRLPQQPIGAQQGPRPLQSPTTAQVQQRGPVPNNLQFGPRQPPQIGGGTTPEGSRSQSILQTNGAPKTTINTPNYAPLSRQSSQGSLKDLDFSNTIPNKPVNLETQNASNENLNKPGIGNEMSGAPKGRSYSISAAPGSPSPLKMDDDRRKSVSSVGGRYEDLASRSPGLGLIQEIRTSKDNIRGSKESVKSEASIEGNRDIIPDRPESRLTGAKMTESLMGPLSNLTPKKKLDDDDDVVSQNYLTSGRNETSQNKIDLSDRSPSLTRSDESPEPKNASQSSVSSNKTQSVSPEPQRPKTPKVEMKQEIKPEPRKDIQQAMTPSKMITKSPSPTESKSPIPNNKKPTELKTSVTPFDSKKSTPRKIVSAPTSRPKDGDNDSGVDESTQGNDINGSPGSPNKKLPSKLPMKEKSNSSLKQSLSRSSSKSATAKTPETPQPNEKKKVPMNKVQVGNAPSPNIKAVKSKIGSLDNTTYKPGGGKVKIENRKLDFNNITPKIAAKNEAYTPSGGAKKITTTKLEWNVKSKIGSLQNTSYKPGGGDKKIETVKLDFKDKAKPKVASTVNITHKPGGGGVKTLTSTGKKPDDYYMSMQEWDEAERPLSRSRSARFSRPPRTPRALSPRKIPDEDQRIYRNNERNRRVSAREPPRSACSRRASVTQRPAFTIY from the exons ATGGAACAAATACCGAGTAATCTCGTCAATCGG GCAACTGTTGAGCCTCGCAATTTGATTGGCTCCAACGGGTCGGAAACAAATGGACCAACTCTACCTTTCCGTCCACCGTTGACGAGGGCTGATTCGAGATCAGCTTTCTCACCGCAGTCACTTCGGCCAGTCGCACCACAACCACAGCAAAGGCCACAATTCCAACCCGGTGGACCCGTAACTAGTCCACCACAGTTTGGACCTCGTACAGGAATCCAAGCACAAAGAGGGCCAGCTCCTGCAGGTCCTCCCGGGTCGCCACAGATTAGAAGTCAACCTCCACCCCTTCGACTACCTCAACAACCGATTGGTGCCCAGCAAGGCCCACGACCACTACAGTCTCCTACCACTGCTCAAGTCCAACAGAGAGGTCCAGTACCGAATAACCTCCAATTTGGTCCTCGACAGCCACCACAAATTGGAGGTGGTACAACACCTGAGGGCTCTAGATCGCAATCGATTCTTCAAACAAACGGGGCACCTAAGACAACAATAAACACGCCTAATTACGCTCCACTTTCGAGGCAATCTTCACAAGGATCGTTAAAAGATCTGGATTTTTCTAACACTATCCCAAACAAACCAGTCAACCTGGAGACCCAAAATGCTTCTAATGAAAATCTTAATAAGCCAGGCATTGGCAATGAAATGTCGGGAGCGCCTAAAGGAAGAAGCTATAGCATTTCAGCCGCACCAGGGTCACCAAGCCCGCTGAAAATGGATGACGATCGGAGGAAATCTGTAAGTTCAGTGGGTGGAAGATACGAAGACTTAGCTAGTCGCAGTCCAGGGCTCGGTTTAATCCAAGAAATAAGAACAAGTAAGGATAACATCCGTGGATCTAAAGAAAGCGTAAAATCAGAAGCATCTATTGAAGGAAATAGAGATATAATACCTGATCGCCCAGAATCTCGTCTAACTGGAGCCAAGATGACAGAATCTTTAATGGGTCCCTTATCAAATTTAACTCCAAAAAAGAAATTAGACGACGACGATGATGTTGTTTCACAAAATTATTTGACTTCAGGAAGAAATGAAACGTCCCAAAATAAAATTGACCTTTCTGATCGTTCACCATCGTTAACTCGAAGTGATGAGTCACCAGAACCGAAAAATGCTTCACAAAGTTCTGTATCATCTAATAAAACTCAGAGTGTTTCACCAGAACCACAACGTCCAAAAACACCCAAAGTGGAAATGAAGCAAGAGATAAAGCCAGAACCTCGCAAAGATATTCAGCAAGCAATGACACCAAGTAAAATGATTACTAAATCACCCTCACCTACAGAATCCAAATCACCTAttcctaataataaaaaaccaactGAATTGAAAACTTCAGTAACTCCCTTCGATTCTAAAAAATCAACCCCTCGTAAGATAGTTTCTGCTCCAACTTCCCGCCCTAAAG ATGGAGACAATGACAGTGGCGTGGACGAATCTACACAGGGAAAT GATATCAACGGGTCCCCTGGCTCTCCAAATAAGAAGTTGCCGAGCAAATTACCGATGAAAGAGAAATCTAACAGTAGCCTGAAACAGTCCCTTTCACGGTCATCAAGTAAAAGTGCCACTGCTAAAACACCTGAAACACCTCAGCCAAACGAAAAAAAGA aaGTACCAATGAACAAAGTCCAAGTTGGAAATGCACCGTCCCCAAACATAAAGGCTGTTAAATCGAAGATCGGTTCTCTGGATAACACTACATATAAACCGGGTGGTGGGAAAGTGAAGATTGAAAATAGGAAACTTGATTTCAACAACATAACACCCAAAATTGCTGCGAAAAATGAAGCTTATACACCAAGTGGTGGCGCTAAAAAG ATTACAACGACAAAATTGGAATGGAAtgtaaaatcaaaaattggtTCGCTCCAAAACACATCATATAAACCGGGAGGAGGAGACAAGAAAATAGAAACAGTGAAACTTGACTTCAAAGACAAGGCGAAGCCCAAGGTTGCTTCAACAGTTAACATCACTCACAAACCAGGCGGTGGAGGCGTAAAG ACTCTTACAAGCACCGGGAAGAAACCA GACGACTATTACATGTCAATGCAAGAATGGGACGAAGCAGAACGTCCTCTATCACGAAGCAGGTCTGCGCGGTTCTCGCGCCCTCCGCGCACGCCACGTGCTCTATCTCCGCGCAAGATACCCGACGAAGACCAGCGTATCTACCGCAACAATGAGAGAAACCGCCGTGTGTCTGCTCGCGAACCGCCCCGCTCCGCATGCTCGCGGCGCGCATCGGTCACACAACGTCCTGCTTTTACAATATATTGA
- the tau gene encoding microtubule-associated protein tau isoform X4, producing the protein MEQIPSNLVNRATVEPRNLIGSNGSETNGPTLPFRPPLTRADSRSAFSPQSLRPVAPQPQQRPQFQPGGPVTSPPQFGPRTGIQAQRGPAPAGPPGSPQIRSQPPPLRLPQQPIGAQQGPRPLQSPTTAQVQQRGPVPNNLQFGPRQPPQIGGGTTPEGSRSQSILQTNGAPKTTINTPNYAPLSRQSSQGSLKDLDFSNTIPNKPVNLETQNASNENLNKPGIGNEMSGAPKGRSYSISAAPGSPSPLKMDDDRRKSVSSVGGRYEDLASRSPGLGLIQEIRTSKDNIRGSKESVKSEASIEGNRDIIPDRPESRLTGAKMTESLMGPLSNLTPKKKLDDDDDVVSQNYLTSGRNETSQNKIDLSDRSPSLTRSDESPEPKNASQSSVSSNKTQSVSPEPQRPKTPKVEMKQEIKPEPRKDIQQAMTPSKMITKSPSPTESKSPIPNNKKPTELKTSVTPFDSKKSTPRKIVSAPTSRPKDGDNDSGVDESTQGNDINGSPGSPNKKLPSKLPMKEKSNSSLKQSLSRSSSKSATAKTPETPQPNEKKKVPMNKVQVGNAPSPNIKAVKSKIGSLDNTTYKPGGGKVKIENRKLDFNNITPKIAAKNEAYTPSGGAKKITTTKLEWNVKSKIGSLQNTSYKPGGGDKKIETVKLDFKDKAKPKVASTVNITHKPGGGGVKDDYYMSMQEWDEAERPLSRSRSARFSRPPRTPRALSPRKIPDEDQRIYRNNERNRRVSAREPPRSACSRRASVTQRPAFTIY; encoded by the exons ATGGAACAAATACCGAGTAATCTCGTCAATCGG GCAACTGTTGAGCCTCGCAATTTGATTGGCTCCAACGGGTCGGAAACAAATGGACCAACTCTACCTTTCCGTCCACCGTTGACGAGGGCTGATTCGAGATCAGCTTTCTCACCGCAGTCACTTCGGCCAGTCGCACCACAACCACAGCAAAGGCCACAATTCCAACCCGGTGGACCCGTAACTAGTCCACCACAGTTTGGACCTCGTACAGGAATCCAAGCACAAAGAGGGCCAGCTCCTGCAGGTCCTCCCGGGTCGCCACAGATTAGAAGTCAACCTCCACCCCTTCGACTACCTCAACAACCGATTGGTGCCCAGCAAGGCCCACGACCACTACAGTCTCCTACCACTGCTCAAGTCCAACAGAGAGGTCCAGTACCGAATAACCTCCAATTTGGTCCTCGACAGCCACCACAAATTGGAGGTGGTACAACACCTGAGGGCTCTAGATCGCAATCGATTCTTCAAACAAACGGGGCACCTAAGACAACAATAAACACGCCTAATTACGCTCCACTTTCGAGGCAATCTTCACAAGGATCGTTAAAAGATCTGGATTTTTCTAACACTATCCCAAACAAACCAGTCAACCTGGAGACCCAAAATGCTTCTAATGAAAATCTTAATAAGCCAGGCATTGGCAATGAAATGTCGGGAGCGCCTAAAGGAAGAAGCTATAGCATTTCAGCCGCACCAGGGTCACCAAGCCCGCTGAAAATGGATGACGATCGGAGGAAATCTGTAAGTTCAGTGGGTGGAAGATACGAAGACTTAGCTAGTCGCAGTCCAGGGCTCGGTTTAATCCAAGAAATAAGAACAAGTAAGGATAACATCCGTGGATCTAAAGAAAGCGTAAAATCAGAAGCATCTATTGAAGGAAATAGAGATATAATACCTGATCGCCCAGAATCTCGTCTAACTGGAGCCAAGATGACAGAATCTTTAATGGGTCCCTTATCAAATTTAACTCCAAAAAAGAAATTAGACGACGACGATGATGTTGTTTCACAAAATTATTTGACTTCAGGAAGAAATGAAACGTCCCAAAATAAAATTGACCTTTCTGATCGTTCACCATCGTTAACTCGAAGTGATGAGTCACCAGAACCGAAAAATGCTTCACAAAGTTCTGTATCATCTAATAAAACTCAGAGTGTTTCACCAGAACCACAACGTCCAAAAACACCCAAAGTGGAAATGAAGCAAGAGATAAAGCCAGAACCTCGCAAAGATATTCAGCAAGCAATGACACCAAGTAAAATGATTACTAAATCACCCTCACCTACAGAATCCAAATCACCTAttcctaataataaaaaaccaactGAATTGAAAACTTCAGTAACTCCCTTCGATTCTAAAAAATCAACCCCTCGTAAGATAGTTTCTGCTCCAACTTCCCGCCCTAAAG ATGGAGACAATGACAGTGGCGTGGACGAATCTACACAGGGAAAT GATATCAACGGGTCCCCTGGCTCTCCAAATAAGAAGTTGCCGAGCAAATTACCGATGAAAGAGAAATCTAACAGTAGCCTGAAACAGTCCCTTTCACGGTCATCAAGTAAAAGTGCCACTGCTAAAACACCTGAAACACCTCAGCCAAACGAAAAAAAGA aaGTACCAATGAACAAAGTCCAAGTTGGAAATGCACCGTCCCCAAACATAAAGGCTGTTAAATCGAAGATCGGTTCTCTGGATAACACTACATATAAACCGGGTGGTGGGAAAGTGAAGATTGAAAATAGGAAACTTGATTTCAACAACATAACACCCAAAATTGCTGCGAAAAATGAAGCTTATACACCAAGTGGTGGCGCTAAAAAG ATTACAACGACAAAATTGGAATGGAAtgtaaaatcaaaaattggtTCGCTCCAAAACACATCATATAAACCGGGAGGAGGAGACAAGAAAATAGAAACAGTGAAACTTGACTTCAAAGACAAGGCGAAGCCCAAGGTTGCTTCAACAGTTAACATCACTCACAAACCAGGCGGTGGAGGCGTAAAG GACGACTATTACATGTCAATGCAAGAATGGGACGAAGCAGAACGTCCTCTATCACGAAGCAGGTCTGCGCGGTTCTCGCGCCCTCCGCGCACGCCACGTGCTCTATCTCCGCGCAAGATACCCGACGAAGACCAGCGTATCTACCGCAACAATGAGAGAAACCGCCGTGTGTCTGCTCGCGAACCGCCCCGCTCCGCATGCTCGCGGCGCGCATCGGTCACACAACGTCCTGCTTTTACAATATATTGA
- the tau gene encoding microtubule-associated protein tau isoform X6: MEQIPSNLVNRATVEPRNLIGSNGSETNGPTLPFRPPLTRADSRSAFSPQSLRPVAPQPQQRPQFQPGGPVTSPPQFGPRTGIQAQRGPAPAGPPGSPQIRSQPPPLRLPQQPIGAQQGPRPLQSPTTAQVQQRGPVPNNLQFGPRQPPQIGGGTTPEGSRSQSILQTNGAPKTTINTPNYAPLSRQSSQGSLKDLDFSNTIPNKPVNLETQNASNENLNKPGIGNEMSGAPKGRSYSISAAPGSPSPLKMDDDRRKSVSSVGGRYEDLASRSPGLGLIQEIRTSKDNIRGSKESVKSEASIEGNRDIIPDRPESRLTGAKMTESLMGPLSNLTPKKKLDDDDDVVSQNYLTSGRNETSQNKIDLSDRSPSLTRSDESPEPKNASQSSVSSNKTQSVSPEPQRPKTPKVEMKQEIKPEPRKDIQQAMTPSKMITKSPSPTESKSPIPNNKKPTELKTSVTPFDSKKSTPRKIVSAPTSRPKDGDNDSGVDESTQGNDINGSPGSPNKKLPSKLPMKEKSNSSLKQSLSRSSSKSATAKTPETPQPNEKKKVPMNKVQVGNAPSPNIKAVKSKIGSLDNTTYKPGGGKVKIENRKLDFNNITPKIAAKNEAYTPSGGAKKITTTKLEWNVKSKIGSLQNTSYKPGGGDKKIETVKLDFKDKAKPKVASTVNITHKPGGGGVKTLTSTGKKPIENQKLDFKAQSKIGSLDNVKHKPGGGDIKIFDDKDYIKQIGGHSPLPNSHGQSRQETEYLYSFY; encoded by the exons ATGGAACAAATACCGAGTAATCTCGTCAATCGG GCAACTGTTGAGCCTCGCAATTTGATTGGCTCCAACGGGTCGGAAACAAATGGACCAACTCTACCTTTCCGTCCACCGTTGACGAGGGCTGATTCGAGATCAGCTTTCTCACCGCAGTCACTTCGGCCAGTCGCACCACAACCACAGCAAAGGCCACAATTCCAACCCGGTGGACCCGTAACTAGTCCACCACAGTTTGGACCTCGTACAGGAATCCAAGCACAAAGAGGGCCAGCTCCTGCAGGTCCTCCCGGGTCGCCACAGATTAGAAGTCAACCTCCACCCCTTCGACTACCTCAACAACCGATTGGTGCCCAGCAAGGCCCACGACCACTACAGTCTCCTACCACTGCTCAAGTCCAACAGAGAGGTCCAGTACCGAATAACCTCCAATTTGGTCCTCGACAGCCACCACAAATTGGAGGTGGTACAACACCTGAGGGCTCTAGATCGCAATCGATTCTTCAAACAAACGGGGCACCTAAGACAACAATAAACACGCCTAATTACGCTCCACTTTCGAGGCAATCTTCACAAGGATCGTTAAAAGATCTGGATTTTTCTAACACTATCCCAAACAAACCAGTCAACCTGGAGACCCAAAATGCTTCTAATGAAAATCTTAATAAGCCAGGCATTGGCAATGAAATGTCGGGAGCGCCTAAAGGAAGAAGCTATAGCATTTCAGCCGCACCAGGGTCACCAAGCCCGCTGAAAATGGATGACGATCGGAGGAAATCTGTAAGTTCAGTGGGTGGAAGATACGAAGACTTAGCTAGTCGCAGTCCAGGGCTCGGTTTAATCCAAGAAATAAGAACAAGTAAGGATAACATCCGTGGATCTAAAGAAAGCGTAAAATCAGAAGCATCTATTGAAGGAAATAGAGATATAATACCTGATCGCCCAGAATCTCGTCTAACTGGAGCCAAGATGACAGAATCTTTAATGGGTCCCTTATCAAATTTAACTCCAAAAAAGAAATTAGACGACGACGATGATGTTGTTTCACAAAATTATTTGACTTCAGGAAGAAATGAAACGTCCCAAAATAAAATTGACCTTTCTGATCGTTCACCATCGTTAACTCGAAGTGATGAGTCACCAGAACCGAAAAATGCTTCACAAAGTTCTGTATCATCTAATAAAACTCAGAGTGTTTCACCAGAACCACAACGTCCAAAAACACCCAAAGTGGAAATGAAGCAAGAGATAAAGCCAGAACCTCGCAAAGATATTCAGCAAGCAATGACACCAAGTAAAATGATTACTAAATCACCCTCACCTACAGAATCCAAATCACCTAttcctaataataaaaaaccaactGAATTGAAAACTTCAGTAACTCCCTTCGATTCTAAAAAATCAACCCCTCGTAAGATAGTTTCTGCTCCAACTTCCCGCCCTAAAG ATGGAGACAATGACAGTGGCGTGGACGAATCTACACAGGGAAAT GATATCAACGGGTCCCCTGGCTCTCCAAATAAGAAGTTGCCGAGCAAATTACCGATGAAAGAGAAATCTAACAGTAGCCTGAAACAGTCCCTTTCACGGTCATCAAGTAAAAGTGCCACTGCTAAAACACCTGAAACACCTCAGCCAAACGAAAAAAAGA aaGTACCAATGAACAAAGTCCAAGTTGGAAATGCACCGTCCCCAAACATAAAGGCTGTTAAATCGAAGATCGGTTCTCTGGATAACACTACATATAAACCGGGTGGTGGGAAAGTGAAGATTGAAAATAGGAAACTTGATTTCAACAACATAACACCCAAAATTGCTGCGAAAAATGAAGCTTATACACCAAGTGGTGGCGCTAAAAAG ATTACAACGACAAAATTGGAATGGAAtgtaaaatcaaaaattggtTCGCTCCAAAACACATCATATAAACCGGGAGGAGGAGACAAGAAAATAGAAACAGTGAAACTTGACTTCAAAGACAAGGCGAAGCCCAAGGTTGCTTCAACAGTTAACATCACTCACAAACCAGGCGGTGGAGGCGTAAAG ACTCTTACAAGCACCGGGAAGAAACCA attgaaaatcaaaaattggatTTCAAAGCGCAAAGCAAAATCGGATCACTCGACAACGTAAAACATAAGCCAGGAGGCGGTGACATAAAAATATTCGACGACAAGGATTACATTAAGCAAATTGGTGGACATTCACCTCTTCCCAATAGCCACGGGCAGTCGCGACAAGAG ACTGAGTatttatattcattttattga
- the tau gene encoding microtubule-associated protein tau isoform X7 gives MEQIPSNLVNRATVEPRNLIGSNGSETNGPTLPFRPPLTRADSRSAFSPQSLRPVAPQPQQRPQFQPGGPVTSPPQFGPRTGIQAQRGPAPAGPPGSPQIRSQPPPLRLPQQPIGAQQGPRPLQSPTTAQVQQRGPVPNNLQFGPRQPPQIGGGTTPEGSRSQSILQTNGAPKTTINTPNYAPLSRQSSQGSLKDLDFSNTIPNKPVNLETQNASNENLNKPGIGNEMSGAPKGRSYSISAAPGSPSPLKMDDDRRKSVSSVGGRYEDLASRSPGLGLIQEIRTSKDNIRGSKESVKSEASIEGNRDIIPDRPESRLTGAKMTESLMGPLSNLTPKKKLDDDDDVVSQNYLTSGRNETSQNKIDLSDRSPSLTRSDESPEPKNASQSSVSSNKTQSVSPEPQRPKTPKVEMKQEIKPEPRKDIQQAMTPSKMITKSPSPTESKSPIPNNKKPTELKTSVTPFDSKKSTPRKIVSAPTSRPKDGDNDSGVDESTQGNDINGSPGSPNKKLPSKLPMKEKSNSSLKQSLSRSSSKSATAKTPETPQPNEKKKVPMNKVQVGNAPSPNIKAVKSKIGSLDNTTYKPGGGKVKIENRKLDFNNITPKIAAKNEAYTPSGGAKKITTTKLEWNVKSKIGSLQNTSYKPGGGDKKIETVKLDFKDKAKPKVASTVNITHKPGGGGVKSPVPPPPVQPPKEDENLNQQPC, from the exons ATGGAACAAATACCGAGTAATCTCGTCAATCGG GCAACTGTTGAGCCTCGCAATTTGATTGGCTCCAACGGGTCGGAAACAAATGGACCAACTCTACCTTTCCGTCCACCGTTGACGAGGGCTGATTCGAGATCAGCTTTCTCACCGCAGTCACTTCGGCCAGTCGCACCACAACCACAGCAAAGGCCACAATTCCAACCCGGTGGACCCGTAACTAGTCCACCACAGTTTGGACCTCGTACAGGAATCCAAGCACAAAGAGGGCCAGCTCCTGCAGGTCCTCCCGGGTCGCCACAGATTAGAAGTCAACCTCCACCCCTTCGACTACCTCAACAACCGATTGGTGCCCAGCAAGGCCCACGACCACTACAGTCTCCTACCACTGCTCAAGTCCAACAGAGAGGTCCAGTACCGAATAACCTCCAATTTGGTCCTCGACAGCCACCACAAATTGGAGGTGGTACAACACCTGAGGGCTCTAGATCGCAATCGATTCTTCAAACAAACGGGGCACCTAAGACAACAATAAACACGCCTAATTACGCTCCACTTTCGAGGCAATCTTCACAAGGATCGTTAAAAGATCTGGATTTTTCTAACACTATCCCAAACAAACCAGTCAACCTGGAGACCCAAAATGCTTCTAATGAAAATCTTAATAAGCCAGGCATTGGCAATGAAATGTCGGGAGCGCCTAAAGGAAGAAGCTATAGCATTTCAGCCGCACCAGGGTCACCAAGCCCGCTGAAAATGGATGACGATCGGAGGAAATCTGTAAGTTCAGTGGGTGGAAGATACGAAGACTTAGCTAGTCGCAGTCCAGGGCTCGGTTTAATCCAAGAAATAAGAACAAGTAAGGATAACATCCGTGGATCTAAAGAAAGCGTAAAATCAGAAGCATCTATTGAAGGAAATAGAGATATAATACCTGATCGCCCAGAATCTCGTCTAACTGGAGCCAAGATGACAGAATCTTTAATGGGTCCCTTATCAAATTTAACTCCAAAAAAGAAATTAGACGACGACGATGATGTTGTTTCACAAAATTATTTGACTTCAGGAAGAAATGAAACGTCCCAAAATAAAATTGACCTTTCTGATCGTTCACCATCGTTAACTCGAAGTGATGAGTCACCAGAACCGAAAAATGCTTCACAAAGTTCTGTATCATCTAATAAAACTCAGAGTGTTTCACCAGAACCACAACGTCCAAAAACACCCAAAGTGGAAATGAAGCAAGAGATAAAGCCAGAACCTCGCAAAGATATTCAGCAAGCAATGACACCAAGTAAAATGATTACTAAATCACCCTCACCTACAGAATCCAAATCACCTAttcctaataataaaaaaccaactGAATTGAAAACTTCAGTAACTCCCTTCGATTCTAAAAAATCAACCCCTCGTAAGATAGTTTCTGCTCCAACTTCCCGCCCTAAAG ATGGAGACAATGACAGTGGCGTGGACGAATCTACACAGGGAAAT GATATCAACGGGTCCCCTGGCTCTCCAAATAAGAAGTTGCCGAGCAAATTACCGATGAAAGAGAAATCTAACAGTAGCCTGAAACAGTCCCTTTCACGGTCATCAAGTAAAAGTGCCACTGCTAAAACACCTGAAACACCTCAGCCAAACGAAAAAAAGA aaGTACCAATGAACAAAGTCCAAGTTGGAAATGCACCGTCCCCAAACATAAAGGCTGTTAAATCGAAGATCGGTTCTCTGGATAACACTACATATAAACCGGGTGGTGGGAAAGTGAAGATTGAAAATAGGAAACTTGATTTCAACAACATAACACCCAAAATTGCTGCGAAAAATGAAGCTTATACACCAAGTGGTGGCGCTAAAAAG ATTACAACGACAAAATTGGAATGGAAtgtaaaatcaaaaattggtTCGCTCCAAAACACATCATATAAACCGGGAGGAGGAGACAAGAAAATAGAAACAGTGAAACTTGACTTCAAAGACAAGGCGAAGCCCAAGGTTGCTTCAACAGTTAACATCACTCACAAACCAGGCGGTGGAGGCGTAAAG AGTCCAGTACCACCGCCGCCGGTGCAGCCTCCAAAAGAAGACGAAAATTTAAATCAACAGCCGTGTTAA